The Nocardia sp. NBC_01503 sequence TTCACAATCCGCACCGCCATGAAGGAACTCGGCGACCGCGACCCGTGGGCCGAGCATATGCCCGCACCGCAGACCCTCCCCGCCGATCTCATCGAGGAGGGGCACACCATCCCGGTCGCCCGCGTCCAGGCCATGCACGAGGGTAAGCGGCGCGCCCGCGCCCGCCGTGATACCTGAATCGCCCGGCGGATCAGTCGGCGGGCAGGCCGGTGAGGCGGGCCGAGATGGCCCAGAGTTCACGCCCCACGGCGGGATCGACAACCTGTTTGTGGGTGGGCTCCTGGCGGCGGAGCTTGTTGAAGTACGCGCCGTTGATCGACCGCGGATCCTCGATCGTGGCCAGGCGGAGCATGGGCGCCGCGCCCTGATCGGGGCCGGGCAGGACATAGCGCCCGATGCGCATGAGCGGGCCCAGGATGGGGGTTTCGCGCATGACGCCGGTGCCGATTCCGCCGGGGTGGAAGATATGAGCGGTGAGATCGGTTGTGCGCTGCGCTAATTCGCGCGTGAACAGCAGCAGCGCGAGCTTGGCCGCGCCGTAGGCGCTGTGGCCGCCCTGACCGTCGAGATCGTTCAGGTCGAGCTTGGCCATCTTGTACGCGACACTGCCGGTATTGATCACCCGTGCTCCGGGGGCCAGGTTGGGCAGCAGCAGGTTGGTCAGCAGGAAGGGGGCGAGATGGTTGACCTGGAGGGTCATTTCATGACCGTCGGTGGTCAGGCGGCGGCCGGAGAAGACCCCGCCCGCGTTATTGGCCAGAATGTCGATCGGCCGGTCGCGGAGTTTCTCGGCCAGTTCGCGGACATCGTCGAGGCGACTGAAGTCGGCGATATGGTGTTCGGCGTCGATGGCCTCGGCGACCGCTCGGGTCTGCTCCGGTGACCTGCCGACCACCACCACGCGTGCGCCGAGTTCGGCGAAGCGGCGTACGGCGGCCGCGCCGATGCCCGAACTCGCTCCGGTGACGACGACCGTGCGGTCCCGCGGATCTGGCATATCGATGAACTCCTGACGCTCGGCGTTCGCGGCGTCGAGGCAGAGTCGCAGTGCCGGAACGGGTTCCGCGAACGGTACCCGGTCGGTCGATCCGATGCGCGGCGGGCCGACCACGCCATCGGCGCCGCTCGGGGACTCGAAGCGAATTCTCAGCTCCGGCCCCCGCGCCGCACCGCCCGACTCGGGTACAGTTCGCGCACGCCGATCAATCGGGCGGCGGGTGTGAACACAGGAGAAATTCGATGTCGGTGTCCCGTGCCGGACTATTGCTCGCCGAAGGCGTCGCGGTGGTGAGCGTTCTCTTCGCGGCGGCGGGCGGTGCGGCGAGCCGCACGGAGCTCGTGGCCGAGGGTTTGGAGAGCGGTTCGGCACTGTCGCCCACGGGCATTTCGGCGGGATCGGTCGACGGCGGTCCGCACTCCTGCACCACCTCCGGGTCGGCGATCAGCCTGAGCGGGGAGTCCGGTCTCACCTGCAAGGGCGGGATCTTCAGCGGCAGCTGATCCGCCCTCGTCAGTGGTCGGGGAGCCAGCTGCCGTGGAAGCCGTAGGGAACCCGCTGTGGCAGATGGATATTCGCGACCGGTGGCGCGCTCAGCTGCTCCGCGTCGAGAATGACCAGATCACTTCGATCGGTGCCCTGGTTGTAGACATAGGTCATGAGATATCCACTGCCGGTGGGATTCTCATCGGCGGGCGCGAAGACGGCCTCGGCCGGAACCAGGCCGTTCGCGAACTCGTGTGAGGTACGAGCGCCGGTGTGCAGGTCGTAGCGCACCAGCGCGCCGCCCTCCCCGGGCAACCGGGATCGCCCCGAGACTGTCGCGTGCCCGAAGCGCGCGTCGAGACCGATCAGCCGATCGTCGACGCGCGGGAATTCGGCTGCGCGGTCGTCGATCTGCTCCTCCCGCACGGTTCCGGTGGTCAGGTCCAGAGTCCAGCGCCACAGCACCGCCTCGGTGAAATCGTCCGATCCGTCGCGCCACAGTTCGCGATAGCGCATGGCGTACAGCACCACTCGGCCCGGCTCGTCGAAGGCGTTGAGGGTGTGGAAGACATAGCAGGGGTCGATGGCGAACCAGGTGATCGCGCCGAACGGATCATCGCGGCGCAGTACGCCCAGGCGGGCCTGATAGTCGTCGCGCCACCGGAACGGCATACCGCCACCGGCCATGGCGGTCTGTAGATCGAAAACCACCGGCAGATCCATGAATACGACATGCTCGCCGGTGATCGCGAAGTCGTGGTGCATGGTCGCGGCGGGCACTTCGATCGGTCGGCTCAGCAGCAGCTTCCCGTCGGCGTCGGCTCGGTGATAGGTGAGGAACGGCTCGCCCGTGACCTCGTAGCCGAAGAAGTGCAATTCGCCTGTGCGCGGGCAGGTTTTGGGGTGCGCGGTCATGGCGGTGTGCAGTGCGCCGTCGAAATCGTAGGGTCCGACGGTATCCAACTCGGGAGTCAGTTCGTACGGGTACGACGACTCCACCAGGGCGAGCGTGCGTCCGGCATGCCGGACGACATGCGTATTGGCCACGCCCGCGGCGAGATTCCGCTCGCCATTGGCGCCGTAGCCGCTCGCGCCCTCGGTGAAGGTGCTGGTGCGCACCCACCGATTGCGGTAGGCGACCGCGCGACCGTTCTCCAGTCGGACCCCGTGCACCATGCCGTCACCGAGGAACCAGTGTCTGGAGGCGGCGGCATGCGGATTGGGGCCATTGCGCAGATACCAGCCGGTGAGTTCGGGTGGAATCCGTCCGGTGACCGAAAGAGCCTGTGCGGTGAGTTCTTCGGTGACGGGAGCGTAGTTGCCGGTGAGATGGGGCGGGGTCTCATTCATGACGGATCAGCCAGTTTCTCTGCCTTGGCCTGGACGTGGGCCACATAGCGGATGGTGAAGACCACCGGAATCACGAAGGCGGCGATCTGTGCGATGGTGCGCGGTCCCGAGGTGTGTGCCAGCAGGGTCAGCGCCACACAGCCGATGGCGAAGCTCACCGCCCATACCGAGGTTA is a genomic window containing:
- a CDS encoding SDR family NAD(P)-dependent oxidoreductase, giving the protein MVGPPRIGSTDRVPFAEPVPALRLCLDAANAERQEFIDMPDPRDRTVVVTGASSGIGAAAVRRFAELGARVVVVGRSPEQTRAVAEAIDAEHHIADFSRLDDVRELAEKLRDRPIDILANNAGGVFSGRRLTTDGHEMTLQVNHLAPFLLTNLLLPNLAPGARVINTGSVAYKMAKLDLNDLDGQGGHSAYGAAKLALLLFTRELAQRTTDLTAHIFHPGGIGTGVMRETPILGPLMRIGRYVLPGPDQGAAPMLRLATIEDPRSINGAYFNKLRRQEPTHKQVVDPAVGRELWAISARLTGLPAD
- a CDS encoding carotenoid oxygenase family protein, producing MNETPPHLTGNYAPVTEELTAQALSVTGRIPPELTGWYLRNGPNPHAAASRHWFLGDGMVHGVRLENGRAVAYRNRWVRTSTFTEGASGYGANGERNLAAGVANTHVVRHAGRTLALVESSYPYELTPELDTVGPYDFDGALHTAMTAHPKTCPRTGELHFFGYEVTGEPFLTYHRADADGKLLLSRPIEVPAATMHHDFAITGEHVVFMDLPVVFDLQTAMAGGGMPFRWRDDYQARLGVLRRDDPFGAITWFAIDPCYVFHTLNAFDEPGRVVLYAMRYRELWRDGSDDFTEAVLWRWTLDLTTGTVREEQIDDRAAEFPRVDDRLIGLDARFGHATVSGRSRLPGEGGALVRYDLHTGARTSHEFANGLVPAEAVFAPADENPTGSGYLMTYVYNQGTDRSDLVILDAEQLSAPPVANIHLPQRVPYGFHGSWLPDH